The Acinonyx jubatus isolate Ajub_Pintada_27869175 chromosome D1, VMU_Ajub_asm_v1.0, whole genome shotgun sequence genome includes a window with the following:
- the SLC25A22 gene encoding mitochondrial glutamate carrier 1: MADKQISLPAKLINGGIAGLIGVTCVFPIDLAKTRLQNQQNGQRVYSSMSDCLIKTVRSEGYFGMYRGAAVNLTLVTPEKAIKLAANDFFRYQLSKDGQKLTLFKEMLAGCGAGTCQVIVTTPMEMLKIQLQDAGRLAAQKKILAAQAQLSAQGGAQPSVEATATPRPTATQLTRDLLRSRGIAGLYKGLGATLLRDVPFSIVYFPLFANLNQLGRPASAEKSPFYVSFLAGCVAGSTAAVAVNPCDVVKTRLQSLQRGVNEDTYTGFLDCARKILRHEGPSAFLKGAYCRALVIAPLFGIAQVVYFLGIAETLLGLLQPPQH, translated from the exons ATGGCTGATAAGCAGATCAG TCTGCCAGCCAAGCTCATCAATGGCGGCATCGCCGGGCTGATCGGGGTCACCTGCGTGTTCCCCATCGACCTGGCCAAGACCAGGCTGCAGAACCAGCAGAATGGCCAGCGCGTGTACAGCAGCAT GTCTGACTGCCTCATCAAGACCGTCCGCTCGGAGGGCTACTTTGGCATGTACCGAG GAGCCGCCGTGAACCTGACCCTCGTCACCCCGGAGAAGGCCATCAAGCTGGCCGCCAACGACTTCTTTCGATATCAGCTCTCCAAGGacgg GCAGAAGCTGACCCTGTTTAAGGAGATGCTGGCGGGCTGTGGAGCTGGCACCTGCCAGGTGATTGTGACCACCCCCATGGAGATGCTGAAGATCCAGCTTCAGGACGCCGGCCGCCTCG ccgCCCAGAAGAAGATACTGGCTGCCCAGGCCCAGCTGTCGGCCCAAGGGGGCGCCCAGCCCTCCGTGGAGGCCACGGCCACCCCCCGGCCCACAGCCACCCAGCTGACCCGGGACCTGCTTCGGAGCCGGGGCATCGCCGGCCTCTACAAGGGACTGGGGGCCACACTGCTCAG ggACGTCCCCTTCTCCATCGTCTACTTCCCCCTCTTTGCCAACCTGAACCAGCTGGGCCGTCCGGCATCCGCGGAGAAGTCTCCTTTCTACGTGTCCTTCCTGGCTGGCTGTGTGGCTGGGAGCACGGCTGCCGTGGCTGTCAACCCCTGTGACG TGGTGAAGACCAGACTCCAGTCGCTGCAGCGCGGCGTCAACGAGGACACCTACACTGGGTTCCTGGACTGTGCCAG GAAGATCCTGAGGCACGAGGGCCCCTCGGCCTTCCTGAAGGGTGCCTACTGCCGTGCCCTGGTCATCGCCCCGCTGTTCGGCATCGCTCAAGTGGTCTACTTCCTGGGCATCGCCGAGACCCTGCTGGGGCTGCTGCAGCCACCCCAGCACTGA